Proteins co-encoded in one bacterium genomic window:
- the prfA gene encoding peptide chain release factor 1 produces MLSKLVTIETRYNELTQRLADPAVFGEPAQYQQLAREHAALRDLMAAYDEYRRVVREAEEAAELARAEGDAELRALAETERNTLVARQQALGREIEALLVPRDPRDERNVIIEIRAGTGGDEAALFAGDLFRMYARYAERHGWSSEVLSGSPTGLGGFKEVVVGVQGRGAYSRLKYESGVHRVQRVPATEASGRIHTSTATVAVLPEAEEVDVIIRPDELQIDTYRAGGAGGQNVNKVETAVRITHLPTGIVIACQDERSQHQNREKAMRILRAHLLERAIEQQKAEIDAARRRQVGSGERSEKIRTYNFPQDRVTDHRIGKTVHDLPSVLDGDLDELIEALAASDRLESLTSATT; encoded by the coding sequence CTGCTCAGCAAATTGGTCACCATCGAAACGCGCTACAACGAACTCACCCAGCGGCTGGCGGATCCGGCGGTGTTCGGCGAGCCCGCGCAGTACCAGCAGCTTGCCCGGGAACACGCGGCGCTTCGCGACCTGATGGCCGCGTACGACGAATATCGCCGTGTCGTGCGGGAAGCCGAGGAAGCCGCCGAGCTGGCGCGCGCGGAAGGCGACGCGGAGCTGCGGGCACTTGCCGAAACGGAGCGCAACACGCTCGTCGCGCGGCAGCAGGCGCTCGGGCGCGAGATCGAGGCGCTCTTGGTTCCGCGCGATCCCCGCGACGAGCGCAACGTCATCATCGAAATCCGGGCGGGGACGGGGGGCGACGAAGCGGCGTTGTTCGCCGGCGACCTCTTCCGAATGTACGCTCGGTACGCGGAACGGCACGGCTGGAGCTCCGAGGTACTGTCTGGGAGCCCCACCGGGCTCGGCGGGTTCAAGGAGGTCGTCGTCGGGGTGCAGGGGCGGGGGGCGTACAGCCGGTTGAAATACGAGAGTGGCGTCCACCGCGTGCAGCGGGTCCCGGCGACGGAGGCGAGCGGCCGGATTCACACCTCGACCGCCACGGTCGCCGTCCTTCCGGAGGCCGAAGAGGTCGACGTGATCATCCGTCCCGACGAGTTGCAGATCGACACGTACCGCGCAGGCGGGGCGGGCGGTCAGAACGTGAACAAGGTCGAGACTGCGGTGCGGATCACGCACCTGCCGACCGGGATCGTGATCGCGTGCCAGGACGAGCGCTCTCAGCATCAGAATCGTGAGAAGGCGATGCGGATCCTACGCGCCCACCTGTTGGAGCGGGCGATCGAGCAGCAGAAGGCGGAGATCGACGCGGCCAGGCGACGGCAGGTTGGCAGCGGCGAGCGCAGCGAGAAGATCCGGACCTACAACTTCCCCCAAGATCGCGTGACCGACCATCGGATCGGCAAGACCGTGCATGACCTGCCGAGCGTACTGGACGGCGATCTCGACGAGCTGATCGAGGCCCTGGCGGCGTCCGATCGGTTGGAGAGCCTGACGTCCGCGACCACGTGA
- the prmC gene encoding peptide chain release factor N(5)-glutamine methyltransferase yields the protein MSEESSARPGAVQAGSARAPRTRQAAWAWAEARLRAAGVAPAEVRLEAEVLLRHAARLSREELFARPDGALRPQCARAYAALIDRRAAGCPTAYLVGHREFFGIDLLVDERVLIPRPETERLVEVARDALRGRAAPLAVDIGTGSGAIAIALAQGLPTLRVIATDVSPGALAVARRNAARAGTGDRIVWAAGAGTAPLQGRVPPGTVDAIVSNPPYIPTAQVAGLPVEIRAHEPMAALDGGPDGLVVHRQIVVGSLRYLRAGGVLALEVAAVDDQARAVAALIVEAGGYTAPTIVRDYAGADRVVLAERGREHANSGR from the coding sequence GTGAGCGAGGAGTCGTCCGCGCGCCCCGGGGCAGTCCAGGCCGGATCGGCACGCGCGCCGCGCACGAGACAGGCGGCCTGGGCGTGGGCCGAGGCGCGGCTGCGCGCGGCCGGCGTTGCTCCGGCCGAGGTGCGTCTCGAGGCCGAGGTGCTCCTGCGGCATGCCGCCCGCCTCAGCCGGGAGGAGTTGTTTGCGCGGCCCGACGGCGCGCTGCGGCCTCAGTGCGCACGGGCGTACGCCGCGTTGATCGACCGGCGGGCGGCGGGGTGCCCCACCGCGTACCTGGTGGGACACCGCGAGTTCTTCGGGATCGACCTGCTCGTGGACGAGCGCGTGCTGATCCCGCGGCCAGAGACCGAGCGGCTCGTGGAGGTCGCGCGCGACGCGTTGCGCGGACGGGCGGCGCCGCTCGCGGTCGATATCGGGACCGGCAGCGGTGCGATCGCGATCGCGCTGGCGCAGGGGCTCCCGACGCTGCGTGTCATCGCCACCGACGTCTCCCCCGGCGCTCTCGCGGTGGCCCGGCGAAACGCGGCGCGTGCCGGGACCGGCGACCGGATCGTGTGGGCTGCCGGGGCGGGTACCGCGCCGCTCCAGGGGCGTGTGCCTCCGGGCACCGTGGACGCGATCGTGTCCAACCCTCCCTACATTCCCACGGCGCAAGTGGCGGGGCTGCCCGTAGAGATTCGCGCGCACGAGCCCATGGCGGCGCTCGACGGCGGGCCCGACGGGCTCGTCGTCCACCGCCAGATCGTGGTCGGAAGCCTGCGGTACCTGCGCGCGGGCGGAGTGCTCGCGCTCGAAGTGGCCGCGGTGGATGATCAGGCGCGCGCCGTTGCCGCCTTGATCGTCGAGGCAGGCGGCTATACCGCACCGACGATCGTGCGCGACTACGCGGGAGCCGATCGCGTGGTGCTGGCCGAAAGGGGCCGAGAACATGCGAATTCTGGGCGTTGA
- a CDS encoding L-threonylcarbamoyladenylate synthase, with translation MRILGVDAGTADVPPEALRTLLEGGLVAFPTDTYYALGAVATNAAAVARVFAAKGRPPVDPLPVLVADRQQWRAVTEVLPGTALRLADRFWPGALTIVSRRAPYLPAALTGGGDTIGVRQPRAPLAIGLCRVVGAPLVGTSANAHGRPAPVTAIEVALDLGAAVDLILDGGRCAAARPSTVVDVTETPPRIVRVGAIGEDALREILGEIVRAGA, from the coding sequence ATGCGAATTCTGGGCGTTGATGCGGGAACCGCCGATGTGCCCCCGGAGGCCCTGAGAACGCTTCTCGAGGGCGGGCTCGTCGCGTTCCCGACCGACACGTACTATGCGCTCGGCGCCGTGGCGACGAACGCGGCGGCGGTCGCCCGCGTGTTCGCCGCGAAGGGCAGGCCGCCCGTGGACCCGCTGCCCGTGCTGGTGGCGGATCGACAGCAATGGCGCGCGGTGACCGAGGTGCTCCCCGGTACCGCGCTGCGTCTCGCCGACCGCTTCTGGCCCGGCGCGCTGACGATTGTGTCCCGCCGGGCACCGTATCTGCCCGCGGCCCTCACCGGGGGCGGCGACACGATCGGCGTCCGTCAGCCGCGGGCCCCGTTGGCGATCGGGTTGTGTCGCGTGGTCGGGGCGCCGCTTGTCGGCACGAGCGCGAACGCCCACGGCCGGCCGGCGCCCGTGACGGCGATCGAGGTGGCCCTGGACCTCGGCGCCGCGGTCGATCTGATCCTCGACGGGGGCCGGTGCGCCGCCGCGCGCCCTTCCACGGTCGTGGACGTCACGGAGACGCCGCCGAGGATCGTGCGTGTCGGCGCGATCGGCGAGGATGCGCTGCGGGAGATCCTCGGCGAGATCGTGCGAGCAGGCGCATAG